The Magnolia sinica isolate HGM2019 chromosome 10, MsV1, whole genome shotgun sequence genome includes a window with the following:
- the LOC131217299 gene encoding disease resistance protein RPM1-like, with protein sequence MAAEGVVSFLIGKLDSFLVEEAKFLKDVSTEVRWIKDELQIMKAFLRDADARANSDAVVKTWVKQVREVAYDIEDVIDEFVLRLKQEPIHHGDGVKGFLGRTMQYIEQPNKRRRLANQIQELRTRIVDISSRKANFDFKMIELASSSSNRSSDQVSHLRSTARFVEEADLVGIDNPRNELIGLLVDGGSGLRTISVVGMGGLGKTTLVGKVYDNKRVKTEFEAFAWVAVSQTFTLDDIYRSTLKQFCGVSKEGAESINKNELMEKLRGYLQEKSIFPEDYLIKPMRLIQLWISEGFVERKEGITLEKLADEYLHELINRSLIQAASYTN encoded by the exons ATGGCAGCAGAGGGTGTTGTTAGCTTTCTCATCGGCAAGTTGGACTCTTTCCTCGTGGAAGAAGCAAAATTTCTGAAGGATGTTTCCACTGAAGTCCGCTGGATCAAAGACGAGCTACAGATCATGAAAGCATTCTTAAGAGACGCAGATGCAAGGGCTAATAGCGACGCTGTGGTGAAAACATGGGTGAAACAAGTCAGAGAAGTCGCTTACGACATTGAGGATGTTATCGATGAATTCGTGCTTCGACTGAAACAAGAACCGATCCATCATGGCGATGGAGTCAAGGGTTTTCTTGGTAGAACCATGCAATACATTGAGCAACCCAACAAGCGCCGTCGGCTTGCCAACCAGATACAAGAACTTAGAACCCGAATCGTAGACATTTCATCCAGAAAAGCAAATTTTGACTTCAAGATGATTGAGCTAGCCTCATCAAGTTCCAATCGTTCATCTGATCAAGTAAGCCATCTTCGATCAACTGCTCGTTTTGTGGAGGAAGCTGATCTTGTAGGCATAGACAATCCAAGAAATGAATTGATTGGATTGTTAGTAGATGGAGGATCAGGGCTTAGGACGATTTCTGTAGTTGGAATGGGTGGTCTGGGCAAAACAACTCTGGTAGGAAAAGTCTATGATAACAAACGGGTGAAAACAGAATTTGAAGCCTTTGCTTGGGTCGCCGTCTCGCAGACATTCACCCTTGATGATATCTACAGAAGCACTCTAAAGCAATTTTGTGGGGTCAGTAAAGAAGGAGCTGAATCAATCAACAAAAACGAACTAATGGAGAAGCTGAGGGGCTATTTACAGGAAAAGAG CATTTTTCCAGAGGATTATTTGATCAAACCCATGAGATTAATTCAGCTATGGATATCTGAAGGGTTTGTAGAAAGAAAGGAAGGCATAACATTGGAGAAGCTTGCTGATGAGTACCTCCATGAGCTCATCAACAGGAGCTTGATCCAAGCGGCATCATATACAAATTAA